The genomic window GGCTTTATTGAAATATTGTAGCTGGTAATTAAAATCTTGGTGAATACGATTTATAAAGTAAAGCTTGCAAACAAAATATCCCTTGCTCTGATTTTCTACATGTGTTGTACTTAGGTAAAATGATCTTGTTTCCTCCCCTTTGTATCACAGCAGTATGTACAAGCCTTCAGGCATGGCTCCTTACCCCACTCAGGCTTTCCACTACGGTCCTCGTCACATGGGTCCCAGTCAGACACCGCCCCCTGGTCCGGGCCCAGCTCCCTCTCCAGCTCCCATGCCTCATCCAGGGGTCGATAGTGCCCACGGGCCTCCTCGTGCTCCAGCTCCATATGGACTGATTACTGACCTGCCGCTGCCTGTACCTACTGGAGACTCACAGGTACACTGATAATGGACAATGTACACAAGTGGGGTGGTAACATCCATTCTGCGCACACGCTTTTGTCATGCCTTAACACAACAGAACACACCCTCTAGCTTTAGTGTTTTGAAAAGCAAATGCCACACCAAGCATTTGACAGTTTGCAAAGCACCAGGTTCACCGACTCAGATAAAGAATATCTATGATAAAAGTAAGCAGTAGAGCCAGCACTCTGACACCCAGACAACCTGCGATTTTTGAGCCTGTTCAAGGGAGGAGCCTGGCTTTCAATTTAAATATCTTTTCCTGCAACTCATCAGTCGGGTTTAGAAAAATCTAGTGGTAACGTAGAAACCAGGTTCATTGAAGAATTTGACTCGCTAACACTACTGGTGTTTCTTATAGGCTGGACTGAATGGACATATGTACAAGATGCCTGAGATTCCTGAGTCTTTTCCTGAACTCTGTGACATGAAGTAAAGTATTCCAAAATATTGTCATCTTACAATCTGTTTGATAAGTTATTATTATGACATTGTTTAATAAAGTTACAATGTATGTTTGAGGTAAGGGAAAATGTTCTTCTCTACTCATcattgatgtctttttttttctcttgatgtCACCCATTGCACCTCCACAGTCTGACCCAGTTGTCAGATATGTCTGAAAACGAGGATGTGCTACTGGAGTTCTTTGTGAGTTTACCACAGCTCAAGCAGATCACCACTGATAAAGAAGAGCTGGTCACCAGTATAGTGGACATGGCTAGTAAGTTCCTCCCATGTCCCAGTCACTTTAATTGAGCTGAGCTTTACAAATACctgaacatttctttttgtcatttacagAGAAGAACCTTCAGATGGAGCCACAgttggaaagaaaaagagaagaaatgctCTACAAGGTTAGTTCCTGTGTCATGTCTTtttaactgcacacacacatagacaacaaacaaacccatTCATGCCATTGTTCAGGAGATTAATCATGGTGGGGGTTGTTTGCTCTGTTGACAGTACGAACAGCTGACTCAGATGAAGTCAGCCTTTGAGACAAAGATGCAGAGACAGCATGAACTCAGTGAGGTAAGAGGCTGAACTCATCACACTATGTTCGATTGATAACAGGTTTTTAGAGCAGACATTATTGGATGGAAGCTTCTGATAGCCTGTTAAAAGACATGCTTTCAagtttatttttgacttttatcttcatttttgaCTCTTAATTTTTGATTGTGGCCAAATTATGTTGTTTCTTGAATTGTAGGAGCTCAAACAAATTGTTGTACTTTAGGAAAGATCACATTGTTGTTACCTTGTAAAATGGAGGAAACCAAAGGAGGAAGTGTCAAAGAGTTTTAGGAGACCAACCCGAAACATGCTTGAACATGTCTTTAAACTGAAAAGTTctgttgctcttttttcttACTGAAGTGTCTCATGTCCTCTGCTAGAGTTGCAGTCTTAGTACTTTACAGGCTCGGTTAAAAGTCGCAGCCCACCAGGCAGAGGAGGAGTCGGAGGAGACGGCTGAAAACTTCCTGGAGGGCCGCACCGACATAGACGAATTCCTGACCAGCTTCATGGAAAAGAGAACGGTGAATATAATTGTAGTATATTGGTTTTATTGTCTGAATGTTATCAGAAGTGCAGCACATAACatgagaagaagaaatgtgGATTGATGGCTCTTGGGTTATTCAACAGCTTTGCCACAGCAGAAGGGCCAAAGAGGAGAAGTTGCAACAGTCCATCAACACACATGGACAGTTTCCTACCAGCCACTAGAACATGAGGTACAACATACACTCATAtaagcagacaaacagacaattTACAGGATCAGttgcaaatcaaatcacaagACTGTCAGAGGGAACTCAGCGGGCAGTTTGGCAACAGGCAGtccttgttgtttttgtttacaccTAAACTTCCCTCAATTTGTTTCGTGGAAAATCAATTTGTTGTTGTCATTCATTCtattttttacatttggttCCTCAGGTTTGGTGTTTTCTCAGCCAACTGCTGCCAactaaaaggaaaaagacattaGAGAGGATGAAAAGCACACTGAGTCAACAATTGCCCACTTTGGAGAAGTAGGAAGATGGGCTAAATAAAAGAGAAGCCTGTTGTTCTCAGATCTGggctaaaaaataaacagccgAAGTTGGATCGTGTGAGAGCAAAATGGAGAAGCTGTTAAGTCATCACAAGAGGCCAAAACTGGAAGAATGACACACATGCCTAGCTGTTCAACCACATTACTAAGGATTGATCACATTGTGGATAATTTTTATTGCACATTCTGTTTGTCCAGTTTTGACTCGACAGCGATGACAAtgagttttgtttctgtccaggATTTATGTCACGTTAAGTGCACCTGATCAGAGTGATCGGTAATGTGAACACATTTGACAGAAAGTACAAATTGCTTAGGCCACTATTCCCAGTCTTACATTTTTCCACGCAATGATCAACTACATGTCAGTGTCTGTACTTCCGGACTCTGAGATCATTGTCCTGTCCTTGCTGTATTATCCCAGAAAGGCCCCATTCCTGCTGGACAGACACAAGGCTCAACCTTTGCACGTTAAATCTCCTGTTTACATTGGAAAGGTTGTTCTAGTCGCCACAGTGCGTCACTCTCAATCTGTCCAGGTCAATCCTCTTtgtaatttaacaaaaaaaaaaaaaaaaaaagaagaagcaagGACAGGGCAGTGTTACTGACTCGGACTAACAAAATTTAAACTGTGCATTTCAACTGCGGAAGGAGGTTGATTCTTTATGAAGTTGTTGCGTTTTCCCCCTTGAGCAATTTCTAAATATCACTGTGTTTGCATATACATTAATAACTTGATTAAACACATTAAGGCAATACTCTGATAGCACCGTACTGATCTATTTACTTTGTTACAAATTTGCTTCAAAGTCGACACAACCAAGTAACAGACCAAATAACATGTAACAGTTATATGTTTTTTGAGTTACTGTCAGTGGTTATATTAGTGCAGGAAACAAACACCGGTGACCACAGATTATTTCAGACATTCAGGAGTTTAGTAAACAGATTATATATAAAAGTCTTCTTAAGCGGAAATCAGAGTACTGTAAACCTGTAAACCATATAAACGGTTTAATCACACTATTACCTTAATTCCATGCTTTTACAATAGTcaaattatttttgtgtatgtaaACATGCTGGTGACCATTTTTTGCTGATAATGACAACCTGACTATTTTATGACACCTTTTGAACTTGAAATGTTTGATGAGGAGCCTCAGAAATTTTGCGATTGCGTTGAGGAATATTAGGTTAAATGCTGCAGTAAAAGTCGATGACATTGgatactgtatttaaataatgttaataataggCTATATTGTAATCAAAGACTCAGACACCTTGTATTATATGTTCTTATTTAATTTGTTAGAGTAATAAAGCATTTAGAATAAATCGGGGTTGTTGTACATGCTGTTTGATAAATCTCAGAACAAGCAATATGCACATCATCACCTTTAAACTTAAGTTTCTCATTGTATCCCACAAAATAGTATCATCCTAGTATTATCAACACATCTCCTGTATAATGTTGGTAAGGTGTCTTCTGGTGTCTTCTAAATGTGCTTTGTTTTAGGGTGAGGGTTCATAATGGGCCTTAaagtccagttttatttttccagaTGAAAGGTGATGCCAAAAACCTTAGAGGATGTTATTACAGTTGTCTTACAGTTGTTGTATTGTGCATCATGCTGCCAAAGGAGTGTATTCACACTCCTCCTTAACACGTCAAACCACAGATGCATTCCAGTTAAAGGTGTTAAAAGACAACTTCCAGCTTAAACACATCATGCAACCAAAAATAGAGAACTGAAACATTTGTGAAGCAAAGTAACAGTTGACACAGTAAAGTTGGACTAAAATTTGAATGACCACTATCACTCTGTGACAAGACGTCAATTCAGgatatttttaaataacaaatacaGGATGTTTACTGTTTGCTTTAAGTTACATTCATAGTTTTGCAGCAgcatgaaagcacacacacacacacacacacacacagctgatgggAAAATACTCATGGTAAGGTTTTTGCTGTTGTATAGAAATTTAAGCCAACACAATACAAGAAGCCAAGCCTTGAAACATATCAAAACTAAATACAAAAATCACGTTATTACTGTCAAGTCACCATCTGTCCACACTGACTTGATGTGTGTCATCAGAGGTATTTTCAGCCAAATATACTTTCAATGTCACAAGTAAAAGGTCTCATTCTGTAGTAAACTGTTCCCCCAGGACTGATATTATACACGGCATCAACGATGTCATCAGTTACTATACACTGCTTTgagtttttaaagaaatatcGTTGTTTACTATACTCTCCCATAGACTGTAAATACCGTGTACCCTCCGCAGCGCCACATGTAGATCTCCTCCAGGTGGCGGTAATTCACCCTACATTACAAACTACCGGAAGTCTAAAAAGAgcagaagaaggaagaggagggggaaatAGCAGGAAGGCGCGGAGTGTTTCAGACGAGCTGGTAAGCTTGTTTGTGACTTTTGTTAACTTAAACAACTCGTTTCTACAAAGTGTTCAAAATGCATATTACCATAAaattaaacaggaaacaacCGAGGCGAAGCGTTAACCGACGTTAACTCTCCGCCGGCGCAGATTAGCTGACAGTTAGCTGACCTCAGGGCTGTTGAAACACTTGATAGAACTTAactttacattatttttatcttCATTTAGCCACTCGAGTATTGGTCATTGGTCCTAAATGTGCATTTATGGCCATGGAAATGGCTACCTGTTTTGTTAGCTAGCTAaaattagctagctaacgttgAATTTACAATTATTACCTGATGTCTGAAGTCTGTGACCCGTTGGATGTTGCTGGTTTATTAGGTTCATCAAGCTTATCCTAATGCAGTCCAATACAAGTTTAAAtgaatctgcaactattttgataatcaaataattgttgttgtcatttttgaaaatagCAAGCATtatctggtttcagcttcttgAATGAGAGAatctcatgtttttctttgtcatgaaTAACAATGGACTGaaaatctttgggttttgatTG from Lates calcarifer isolate ASB-BC8 linkage group LG5, TLL_Latcal_v3, whole genome shotgun sequence includes these protein-coding regions:
- the vps37a gene encoding vacuolar protein sorting-associated protein 37A isoform X1 is translated as MNWLFPLSKGSGPLPPLNSLQQQRQRQIESLKAAHPSLAEIQKDVEYRIPFTVNNSTISVNILLPPQFPQEKPVVSVYPPVGHHLVDSNNGTMITSPLITNFGMHSDLGKVIQSLLDEFWKSPPALMSTGPAGFPYSMYKPSGMAPYPTQAFHYGPRHMGPSQTPPPGPGPAPSPAPMPHPGVDSAHGPPRAPAPYGLITDLPLPVPTGDSQAGLNGHMYKMPEIPESFPELCDMNLTQLSDMSENEDVLLEFFVSLPQLKQITTDKEELVTSIVDMAKKNLQMEPQLERKREEMLYKYEQLTQMKSAFETKMQRQHELSESCSLSTLQARLKVAAHQAEEESEETAENFLEGRTDIDEFLTSFMEKRTLCHSRRAKEEKLQQSINTHGQFPTSH
- the vps37a gene encoding vacuolar protein sorting-associated protein 37A isoform X3, with product MQLSTINQQLYLYSSFHAGWSSSKCFTDDCLAEIQKDVEYRIPFTVNNSTISVNILLPPQFPQEKPVVSVYPPVGHHLVDSNNGTMITSPLITNFGMHSDLGKVIQSLLDEFWKSPPALMSTGPAGFPYSMYKPSGMAPYPTQAFHYGPRHMGPSQTPPPGPGPAPSPAPMPHPGVDSAHGPPRAPAPYGLITDLPLPVPTGDSQAGLNGHMYKMPEIPESFPELCDMNLTQLSDMSENEDVLLEFFVSLPQLKQITTDKEELVTSIVDMAKKNLQMEPQLERKREEMLYKYEQLTQMKSAFETKMQRQHELSESCSLSTLQARLKVAAHQAEEESEETAENFLEGRTDIDEFLTSFMEKRTLCHSRRAKEEKLQQSINTHGQFPTSH
- the vps37a gene encoding vacuolar protein sorting-associated protein 37A isoform X2, with protein sequence MNWLFPLSKGSGPLPPLNSLQQQRQRQIESLKAAHPSLAEIQKDVEYRIPFTVNNSTISVNILLPPQFPQEKPVVSVYPPVGHHLVDSNNGTMITSPLITNFGMHSDLGKVIQSLLDEFWKSPPALMSTGPAGFPYMYKPSGMAPYPTQAFHYGPRHMGPSQTPPPGPGPAPSPAPMPHPGVDSAHGPPRAPAPYGLITDLPLPVPTGDSQAGLNGHMYKMPEIPESFPELCDMNLTQLSDMSENEDVLLEFFVSLPQLKQITTDKEELVTSIVDMAKKNLQMEPQLERKREEMLYKYEQLTQMKSAFETKMQRQHELSESCSLSTLQARLKVAAHQAEEESEETAENFLEGRTDIDEFLTSFMEKRTLCHSRRAKEEKLQQSINTHGQFPTSH